From the genome of Psychroserpens ponticola, one region includes:
- the fbaA gene encoding class II fructose-bisphosphate aldolase: protein MSHNIKGGVATGREVQEIFKLAKEKGFALPAVNVIGSNTINGVLETAKALNAPVIIQFSNGGAQFNAGKGLSNEDQKAAVAGSIAGAKHIHLMAEAYDVPVILHTDHCAKKLLPWIDGLLDASEQHFKATGKSLYSSHMIDLSEEPIEENIEICKSYLERMSKMGMTLEIELGITGGEEDGVDNTDVDDSKLYTQPEEVAYAYEELSKVSDQFTIAAAFGNVHGVYKPGNVKLTPKILKNSQEFLSNKHNLPHNHIDFVFHGGSGSTVEEIREAIGYGVIKMNIDTDMQYAFMSGVRDYMGEKEAYLKAQIGNPDGNDVPNKKYYDPRVWLRKGEDAFVERLKKAFEDLNNVNTL from the coding sequence ATGAGTCATAATATCAAAGGTGGAGTTGCTACTGGAAGAGAAGTACAAGAGATTTTCAAACTAGCTAAAGAAAAAGGCTTTGCCTTACCTGCAGTTAATGTCATTGGATCAAATACTATTAATGGTGTTTTAGAAACAGCAAAAGCTTTAAATGCTCCAGTAATTATTCAATTTTCAAATGGAGGAGCACAATTCAATGCAGGTAAAGGATTAAGCAACGAAGATCAAAAAGCAGCAGTTGCTGGTTCTATTGCAGGTGCAAAGCACATACACCTTATGGCTGAAGCTTATGATGTTCCTGTCATATTACATACAGACCACTGTGCAAAAAAATTATTGCCTTGGATTGACGGATTATTAGACGCGAGTGAGCAACATTTCAAAGCCACAGGAAAATCTTTATATAGTTCTCATATGATCGATTTATCTGAAGAACCTATTGAAGAAAACATAGAGATTTGTAAATCATACCTTGAACGAATGAGTAAAATGGGAATGACTTTAGAAATTGAATTAGGTATTACTGGTGGAGAAGAAGATGGTGTTGATAATACTGATGTTGATGATTCAAAATTATACACACAACCTGAAGAAGTAGCTTATGCTTATGAAGAATTAAGCAAAGTAAGTGACCAGTTTACAATTGCTGCAGCCTTTGGAAATGTTCATGGTGTTTATAAACCTGGAAACGTTAAACTAACACCTAAAATATTAAAGAATTCACAAGAATTTTTATCTAACAAACACAATCTACCTCATAACCACATTGATTTTGTATTTCATGGTGGCTCAGGTTCTACTGTTGAAGAAATAAGAGAAGCTATTGGTTATGGAGTTATAAAAATGAATATTGATACAGACATGCAATATGCATTTATGAGTGGTGTTCGTGATTATATGGGCGAAAAAGAAGCCTATTTAAAAGCTCAAATTGGTAATCCAGATGGTAACGATGTTCCTAACAAAAAGTATTACGACCCAAGAGTTTGGTTACGTAAAGGTGAAGATGCATTTGTTGAACGTCTAAAAAAAGCATTTGAAGACCTTAATAATGTAAATACTTTATAA
- the accD gene encoding acetyl-CoA carboxylase, carboxyltransferase subunit beta, which translates to MAWFKRKDKGIQTTTEEKKDTPKGLWYKSPTGKIVDTKELEQNFYVSPEDGYHVRIGSKEYFEILFDDNKFKELDPDLTSKDPLKFEDTKKYPDRLKAAQEKTGLKDAVRTAVGKSNGQNLVIACMDFTFIGGSMGSVVGEKIARAADYALKKKIPFMIISKSGGARMMEAALSLMQLAKTSVKLAQLADAGIPYISLSTDPTTGGTTASFAMLGDINIGEPGALIGFAGPRVVRDTTGQELPEGFQTSEFLLEHGFLDFITHRKNLKKKVNLYIDLIKNQPLRTA; encoded by the coding sequence ATGGCTTGGTTTAAAAGAAAAGATAAAGGAATACAAACCACTACTGAAGAGAAAAAAGACACACCCAAAGGGTTGTGGTATAAATCTCCTACTGGTAAAATTGTAGACACTAAAGAATTAGAACAAAACTTTTATGTGAGTCCGGAAGATGGATATCACGTTAGAATTGGAAGTAAAGAATATTTTGAAATTTTATTTGACGATAATAAATTCAAGGAACTCGATCCCGATTTAACATCAAAAGATCCATTAAAATTCGAAGACACTAAAAAATATCCAGACCGTTTAAAAGCTGCTCAAGAAAAAACAGGACTTAAAGATGCTGTTCGTACTGCTGTTGGAAAATCTAATGGACAAAATTTAGTAATTGCTTGTATGGATTTTACATTCATTGGAGGCTCTATGGGTAGTGTTGTAGGTGAAAAAATTGCACGTGCTGCAGATTATGCCTTAAAGAAAAAGATTCCTTTTATGATCATTTCCAAATCTGGAGGTGCACGTATGATGGAAGCGGCTTTGTCTTTAATGCAATTAGCAAAAACTTCAGTTAAACTAGCACAATTGGCAGATGCTGGAATTCCTTACATATCGTTAAGTACTGATCCAACTACAGGAGGAACCACAGCATCATTTGCAATGCTAGGTGACATCAATATTGGTGAGCCAGGAGCTTTGATTGGGTTTGCTGGACCTCGAGTTGTTAGAGACACAACAGGGCAAGAATTACCAGAAGGATTCCAAACCTCTGAGTTTTTATTAGAACATGGATTCTTAGATTTTATAACACATCGTAAGAACTTAAAAAAGAAAGTCAATTTATATATTGATTTGATAAAAAATCAACCCTTACGAACTGCATAA